The Amycolatopsis sp. 195334CR genome window below encodes:
- the rplQ gene encoding 50S ribosomal protein L17, which translates to MPTPTKGARLGGSAAHQRHLLANLATSLFEHGRITTTEAKARRVRPLAEKLITKAKRGDLHNRRQIQQVIRDKSVVHKLIAEIGPGFADRAGGYIRITKTMPRKGDNAPMAVIELVAEKTVTAEAQAARKTKFAKDEAPKTAEAPAEETKADEDAPETDKASDTPESTPADTPEATDEAASAGESTAKKDES; encoded by the coding sequence ATGCCCACCCCCACCAAGGGAGCCCGTCTCGGCGGGTCGGCCGCCCACCAGCGGCACCTGCTGGCCAACCTGGCCACGTCGCTGTTCGAGCACGGCCGGATCACCACCACCGAGGCGAAGGCCCGGCGGGTGCGTCCGCTGGCCGAGAAGCTGATCACCAAGGCGAAGCGGGGCGACCTGCACAACCGCCGGCAGATCCAGCAGGTCATCCGTGACAAGTCGGTCGTGCACAAGCTGATCGCCGAGATCGGTCCCGGTTTCGCGGACCGTGCGGGCGGCTACATCCGCATCACCAAGACGATGCCGCGCAAGGGCGACAACGCCCCGATGGCGGTCATCGAACTGGTGGCGGAGAAGACCGTGACCGCCGAGGCGCAGGCCGCGCGCAAGACCAAGTTCGCCAAGGACGAGGCCCCGAAGACCGCGGAGGCCCCGGCCGAGGAGACCAAGGCCGACGAGGACGCCCCCGAGACCGACAAGGCCTCGGACACCCCCGAGTCGACCCCCGCCGACACCCCCGAAGCCACCGACGAGGCTGCTTCTGCGGGCGAAAGCACCGCCAAGAAGGACGAGTCCTGA
- the truA gene encoding tRNA pseudouridine(38-40) synthase TruA, whose translation MEVSYDGTNFSGWAKQPGRRTVQGVLEDTLAKQPPGVAVPRSVVVAGRTDAGVHASAQVLHLDAQPFAGKSMNTRVPVDERGIPDLERMRHRWNRHLPADVRVLAATVAPPGFDARFSAARRHYLYRVSDAPWGVDPLRRYDTLAWGRPLSVDRLNEASAELLGLHDFAAFCKQREGGTTIRELQRLVWRRTAEYAVEVEVSADAFCHSMVRSLVGALLQVGDGRKDTGWPGQQLESRVRDSAVAPAHGLTLVAVDYPPDAELAQRAEQTRNIRTPDSVS comes from the coding sequence CTGGAAGTGTCTTATGACGGCACAAACTTCTCCGGCTGGGCCAAACAACCAGGTCGGCGCACTGTTCAGGGCGTCCTGGAGGACACCCTCGCCAAGCAACCGCCCGGCGTAGCCGTCCCCCGTTCCGTGGTCGTCGCCGGCCGCACAGACGCCGGCGTCCACGCCTCCGCCCAAGTCCTCCACCTCGACGCGCAGCCTTTTGCGGGCAAAAGCATGAACACGCGGGTTCCGGTGGATGAGCGCGGGATTCCTGATCTTGAGCGCATGCGTCACCGCTGGAACCGGCACCTGCCTGCGGACGTGCGCGTGCTCGCCGCGACGGTGGCTCCGCCCGGCTTCGATGCCCGGTTCTCCGCGGCCCGCAGGCACTACCTTTACCGGGTCTCAGACGCCCCCTGGGGCGTCGACCCGCTGCGCCGGTACGACACGCTCGCCTGGGGCCGTCCGTTGTCCGTGGACCGCCTCAACGAGGCCTCGGCCGAACTGCTCGGCCTCCACGACTTCGCCGCGTTCTGCAAGCAGCGAGAGGGCGGCACCACGATTCGAGAGCTGCAGCGGCTGGTCTGGCGTCGCACGGCTGAGTACGCGGTCGAGGTCGAGGTTTCGGCGGACGCGTTCTGCCACTCGATGGTCCGCAGCCTCGTCGGTGCGCTGCTCCAGGTCGGAGACGGTCGCAAGGACACAGGCTGGCCAGGGCAGCAGCTGGAGTCCCGCGTACGAGACAGCGCGGTCGCACCCGCCCATGGGCTGACCCTGGTGGCCGTCGACTATCCGCCCGACGCCGAGCTGGCCCAACGAGCCGAGCAGACGCGCAACATCCGGACGCCTGATTCAGTTTCGTAG
- a CDS encoding DUF559 domain-containing protein produces MAKKIVLDPSLKDVFRGSAAIAAGFVTKAQLQGPRFRRLFQDVYVRAEAEVTHELRCRGATLRVPPEAVLTGRSAATIRGAKLAKPYDPVEFVVPETSRFGPVAGMRIRRTDIRPIESKRWANARIARPVRIALDLIFRHAPRLRGTVRRLRTAVPDLDMFLRRIRIRLDKLKAECRRRRNWGVRLGRLALEFVDTKAESHPESELRVIMQCGGLRPTTQLNVHENGEFIGRLDLALEEDKLAVEYDGRMHDTAAQQRRDEERRQRLRKAGWKFVIVRAEHLATDYQEILKRIQLVRAGS; encoded by the coding sequence ATGGCCAAGAAAATTGTTCTCGACCCGTCCCTGAAAGACGTCTTCCGCGGTTCGGCTGCCATCGCGGCTGGCTTCGTGACCAAAGCACAGCTGCAAGGACCTCGGTTCAGGCGGCTGTTCCAGGACGTTTACGTCCGCGCCGAAGCCGAAGTCACGCACGAGCTCAGATGCCGCGGAGCAACCCTGCGAGTACCGCCGGAAGCCGTGCTGACCGGCCGCTCGGCGGCCACCATCCGCGGCGCGAAGCTCGCCAAGCCCTACGACCCGGTCGAATTCGTCGTCCCCGAGACCTCTCGCTTCGGTCCGGTAGCCGGGATGCGCATTCGACGCACGGATATCCGGCCAATCGAATCGAAGCGTTGGGCGAACGCACGAATCGCGCGACCAGTCCGCATCGCCCTCGACCTGATCTTCCGCCATGCGCCTCGCCTGCGAGGCACCGTGCGCCGCCTGCGCACGGCCGTACCCGACCTCGACATGTTCCTCCGACGGATCAGGATCAGGCTCGACAAGCTCAAGGCCGAGTGCCGACGGCGAAGGAACTGGGGCGTGCGCCTCGGTCGCCTGGCCCTTGAATTCGTAGACACCAAAGCAGAATCGCACCCCGAGTCCGAGCTGCGAGTAATCATGCAGTGCGGCGGTCTACGCCCCACGACCCAACTGAACGTGCACGAGAACGGCGAGTTCATCGGCCGCCTGGATCTGGCGCTCGAAGAAGACAAGTTGGCTGTCGAATACGACGGCCGAATGCATGACACTGCCGCGCAGCAACGCCGCGATGAGGAGCGCCGACAAAGGTTACGAAAGGCAGGCTGGAAGTTCGTGATTGTGCGCGCGGAGCATCTCGCTACCGATTACCAAGAGATCCTGAAACGAATCCAGCTGGTTCGAGCTGGCAGCTGA
- the eccE gene encoding type VII secretion protein EccE, with amino-acid sequence MGINLGPLPVMNLVVVEVGLAIGLVLLAINEKLLYVSIGVTAVALVIAFLRWGGQWFTQWVGLSLRYSMRSHSRVANPTPPSSIESIAAAEDAVTGPDDPRVNLLRLVVPDLVVAHGVDHERQQVGLAWNDGTWTAVLLVEPAPALISQAGGAPSLPLSALAPCLEDRGVVLDSIQVIWHCYPGSAALPSDSPALSSYMEVLGPLQAAARRTTWVAIRLDPRRCPTAVRERGGGVVGAHRALIGALSRVRNALESQGVPTRPLDPDELLRAGLSAAELTSVAGSGTRVGLQERKDSVTSAGIGHASYAISGWPKGKITGTLNALSSVRALSSTIAMSISPSADEGRIGLRGVVRLSARNPRELDVASDRMKAISDRLNIDLTLLRGRQVSGLAATMPMGGTA; translated from the coding sequence ATGGGGATCAACCTCGGTCCGCTGCCGGTGATGAACCTGGTCGTGGTCGAGGTCGGCCTGGCAATCGGGCTCGTGTTGCTCGCGATCAACGAGAAGCTGCTGTACGTCTCCATCGGTGTGACGGCCGTCGCGCTGGTGATCGCTTTCCTGCGCTGGGGTGGGCAGTGGTTCACCCAATGGGTTGGTCTCAGCCTGCGGTATTCGATGCGCTCGCACAGCCGAGTGGCGAATCCCACTCCGCCGAGCAGCATCGAGTCGATCGCGGCCGCCGAGGACGCGGTGACCGGTCCGGACGACCCGCGGGTGAACCTGCTGCGGCTGGTCGTGCCGGATCTGGTGGTAGCGCACGGGGTTGACCACGAACGGCAGCAGGTCGGTCTCGCCTGGAACGACGGGACGTGGACCGCGGTGCTGCTGGTCGAACCGGCACCTGCGCTGATCAGCCAGGCCGGCGGGGCGCCGAGCCTGCCGCTGTCCGCCCTGGCGCCGTGTCTCGAGGACCGCGGTGTGGTGCTGGACTCGATCCAGGTGATCTGGCACTGCTACCCGGGTAGTGCGGCGCTGCCGTCGGACTCGCCTGCGCTCAGCTCGTACATGGAGGTGCTGGGCCCGCTGCAGGCGGCCGCCCGGCGGACGACGTGGGTGGCGATCAGGCTGGACCCGCGGCGCTGCCCGACGGCCGTGCGGGAACGTGGTGGCGGCGTCGTGGGCGCGCACCGCGCCTTGATCGGCGCACTTTCGCGGGTTAGGAACGCTCTCGAGTCGCAAGGCGTCCCCACCCGCCCCCTGGACCCGGACGAACTGCTCCGCGCCGGGCTTTCGGCCGCAGAATTGACCTCGGTCGCCGGCTCAGGCACCCGCGTCGGCCTCCAAGAGCGCAAGGACAGCGTGACTTCTGCGGGCATAGGCCATGCGAGCTACGCGATCAGCGGGTGGCCGAAGGGCAAGATCACCGGCACCCTGAACGCGCTCAGCAGCGTGCGCGCCCTGTCCTCGACGATCGCCATGTCCATCTCGCCTTCTGCGGACGAAGGCAGGATCGGGCTCCGCGGTGTGGTGCGCTTGAGCGCGCGAAACCCGCGCGAGTTGGATGTCGCGTCTGACCGGATGAAGGCCATCTCCGACCGCCTCAACATCGACCTCACCCTGCTGCGCGGCCGTCAGGTGTCCGGCCTGGCCGCCACGATGCCGATGGGAGGCACGGCATGA